The Flammeovirgaceae bacterium genome contains a region encoding:
- a CDS encoding tyrosine-type recombinase/integrase, giving the protein MVESFLNYLQFEKRVSKHTLTAYQTDLAQFTEFINLTFPEFKPEHADYGVIRSWIIQVVEQGAKATSVNRKIASLRTFYKFLLREQVITKNPMLKIRVLKTEKRLPSFIQEKEIASLLDTVQFEDSHAGWRDKLILELFYATGMRLSELITLKESQVDLRNGTVKVLGKRNKERVIPFPAPITPLIKTYQQIRNKEVALKKHGFLFVTDKGEPCYPMMVYRIVKEYLDANSTADKRSPHVLRHTYATHLLNKGAEINAVKDLLGHSSLAATQVYTHNSIEKLKKAYDQAHPKA; this is encoded by the coding sequence ATGGTTGAATCATTTTTAAACTATCTGCAATTCGAGAAACGGGTAAGCAAACACACGCTAACAGCCTATCAAACCGACCTCGCACAGTTTACTGAATTTATTAACCTGACTTTTCCGGAGTTTAAGCCTGAGCACGCTGACTATGGTGTCATCCGTTCATGGATAATTCAGGTAGTAGAACAAGGAGCAAAAGCCACCTCGGTAAACCGAAAGATCGCCAGCCTCCGAACATTTTACAAATTTCTGCTACGCGAACAGGTTATTACAAAAAACCCGATGCTCAAAATCAGGGTGCTGAAAACCGAAAAACGGCTGCCTTCTTTTATTCAGGAAAAAGAAATAGCCAGCCTGCTGGATACCGTTCAATTTGAAGACTCGCATGCCGGCTGGCGCGATAAACTTATCCTGGAACTTTTTTATGCAACGGGCATGCGTCTTTCCGAACTCATTACACTCAAGGAGTCGCAGGTTGACCTCCGTAACGGAACCGTTAAGGTACTCGGTAAAAGGAATAAGGAACGGGTTATCCCCTTTCCTGCACCCATTACTCCTCTAATCAAAACGTATCAGCAAATCCGCAATAAAGAAGTAGCCCTAAAAAAGCACGGTTTTCTTTTTGTAACCGATAAAGGTGAGCCTTGCTATCCGATGATGGTTTACCGTATTGTAAAAGAATACCTGGATGCCAATTCAACAGCCGATAAGCGCAGCCCCCACGTGTTGCGCCATACGTATGCAACCCATTTGTTAAATAAAGGAGCGGAAATAAACGCTGTTAAAGATTTGCTCGGCCACAGCAGCCTGGCCGCTACCCAGGTGTATACCCATAATTCAATTGAAAAACTGAAAAAAGCGTACGACCAGGCGCACCCAAAAGCCTGA
- a CDS encoding acyl-CoA dehydrogenase, whose product MYNGIELAESENQRMVAQMVRDFGSREIKPKMMEWDESQEFPVDLFRKMGTLGLMGVLVPEEYGGAGFGYLEYVTAIAELAKIDGSIGLSMAAHNSLCTNHILQFGNEAQKAKYLPKLATGEWIGAWGLTEPNTGSDAGNMRTVAVKDGDHYIINGAKNFITHGKSGNVAVVIVRTGSVGDSHGMTAFVIEKGTPGFSAGKKENKLGMRASETAELIFTDCRIHQSHMLGKEGEGFVQALKVLDGGRISIAALSLGIAQGAFEAALKYSKERHQFNRPISEFQGISFKLADMATKIEAARLLTYRAAELKNKGQNVNKESAMAKLYASEVAVEIANDCVQIFGGYGYTKDFPAEKYYRDAKLCTIGEGTSEIQKLVISRAILK is encoded by the coding sequence ATGTATAACGGCATTGAATTGGCCGAGAGTGAAAACCAGCGGATGGTAGCACAGATGGTACGCGATTTTGGATCGCGCGAAATCAAACCGAAAATGATGGAATGGGACGAAAGCCAGGAGTTTCCGGTTGATCTTTTTCGGAAAATGGGAACACTCGGCTTAATGGGTGTTTTAGTTCCGGAAGAATACGGAGGTGCCGGTTTCGGCTACCTGGAGTATGTAACTGCTATTGCCGAATTGGCAAAAATTGATGGTTCCATCGGTCTTTCCATGGCAGCCCACAACTCACTTTGTACCAATCACATTTTACAATTTGGTAACGAAGCGCAAAAGGCCAAGTATTTGCCAAAGCTGGCAACAGGCGAATGGATTGGCGCCTGGGGGTTAACCGAACCAAATACAGGCTCGGATGCCGGCAACATGCGTACGGTGGCTGTGAAGGATGGTGATCATTACATAATCAATGGAGCAAAAAATTTTATTACCCATGGCAAATCGGGTAATGTGGCCGTTGTCATTGTAAGAACCGGTTCTGTGGGTGACTCGCATGGCATGACGGCCTTTGTTATTGAAAAAGGTACGCCAGGGTTTTCTGCAGGTAAGAAAGAAAACAAACTGGGTATGCGTGCCTCCGAAACTGCCGAACTCATCTTCACCGACTGCCGGATTCATCAGTCACACATGCTGGGTAAAGAAGGCGAAGGATTTGTGCAAGCCTTGAAAGTTCTTGACGGTGGGCGTATCTCCATTGCTGCCCTTAGTTTAGGCATTGCCCAGGGGGCCTTCGAAGCTGCCCTGAAATACTCTAAAGAGCGCCATCAGTTTAACCGTCCGATTTCCGAATTTCAGGGAATCTCGTTTAAGTTAGCCGATATGGCCACAAAAATTGAAGCCGCCCGCCTGCTTACCTATCGGGCAGCCGAGTTAAAAAACAAAGGTCAAAATGTGAATAAGGAGTCGGCCATGGCCAAACTCTACGCGTCAGAAGTAGCTGTAGAAATTGCCAATGATTGTGTGCAGATTTTTGGTGGCTATGGGTACACCAAGGATTTCCCGGCTGAAAAATACTACCGCGATGCCAAATTATGCACCATTGGCGAGGGCACCTCAGAAATACAGAAGCTGGTTATATCGAGGGCTATTTTGAAGTGA
- a CDS encoding 30S ribosomal protein S21 encodes MIIVNIKENESIDKALKRFKKKFEKTGILKELRARTAFEKPSVRRRNEIIRAAYRERQKMQENQ; translated from the coding sequence ATGATTATCGTAAACATTAAGGAAAACGAATCCATTGACAAGGCGCTTAAGCGATTCAAGAAAAAGTTTGAAAAAACCGGCATTCTGAAGGAGTTACGCGCCCGCACGGCATTCGAAAAGCCTTCCGTTCGCAGGCGCAACGAAATTATCCGTGCCGCCTACCGCGAGCGTCAGAAAATGCAGGAAAATCAATAG